In one window of Rhinopithecus roxellana isolate Shanxi Qingling chromosome 15, ASM756505v1, whole genome shotgun sequence DNA:
- the LOC115893585 gene encoding 60S ribosomal protein L39 translates to MSSHKTFRIKRFLAKKQKQNRPIPQWIRMKTGNKIRYNSKRRHWRRTKLGL, encoded by the coding sequence ATGTCTTCTCACAAGACTTTCAGGATTAAGCGATTcctggccaagaaacaaaagcaaaatcgtcccattccccagtggattcggatgaaaactggaaataaaataaggtacaACTCCAAAAGGAGACATTGGAGAAGAACCAAGCTGGGGCTATAA